The Apium graveolens cultivar Ventura unplaced genomic scaffold, ASM990537v1 ctg3253, whole genome shotgun sequence genome includes the window ttgagattataaagtcataaaaacaattttagagaaaatccacatattcacacaaataaacttgtattaaatccacttttaaaagtgaaacaattcaatacaagttcataattaattacacgaaccaccctggacaccataattcactcacatagataaaagtaaaacaaaacataggtgacagaagctatacacatatattattcatttaataattccataattactctttaattaaatataaaagtatacgagtcgttacatccttccccccttaaaaagattatgtcctcagaatctaatcaaactaaacaagtgaggatatttgtcaagcatatatgaccctaactttcaggtagactcttcgactcaaggatttattcaaagcatactcactacagacataaattcattattaaggactcgctcttaacgatctaggatttggatcgattattCCACGCTGAACAAATTTGaatgagagcccattggctcctaatcaatggcTTGATTCAAATCAGAAACATATCGTTTTAACATTGGCACACGGAGCACAGTATAAATTTTCTACAACTGCGGTGGCAATATTAACCTATGGGCAATTTAACATATATCTATCAATTACCTCGAACGGTCCACTATAGTTAGGACTCAACTTATCCCTTCTATTCCAACCTAGCCAACATTTCTCAAGGTGCAACTTTTGTCAACACCAACGATCTTACTTCTACATCCACACTCTTTTGATGCACATCTGCCgtctttctttgtctatcctgAGCTACTTCAACTCTCTTCCGAGTAAGCCTCCACAATCTTGATATACTAAATTAATTcaggacttaacaatatctctactctCACTTTCTCTCAAAAGAGGGAGGACTTATGCTTATGTCCACATAACACTTCATAAAGTAATATTCTCTTACTAACagggtaactattatcatagaaacCTCAATCTCGGGTAGGTAACTACCGCAGTTCCCTTTTTAAACCCATCATACatactctccacatatcttatattgtctgaATCACCTTCTCACTTTAACCCTTTATCTAAAGATGATACGtagtactcattttcaacttaggTCCAACATCCAAACACCTCTTACTCATTCTCATCCGTCTAGGCTAGATAGTAATTTCATATATTCACTTTTTATCACCTTTCGGTATTCGAACTCTAACTTTTACTCTTTTCAATTTCCTCGGAACCTTAATCACGTTCAATTCTTTTCTTCTACTCAGGGCATCTATTACTACACCGGCTTTGCCTAAATGGTCGTTAATAGGATAATCAGAGTTGTTTATAAGTCTCAGCCAAAATCCATACTTGAAAACTTAATATATATTTGCTTCCCTTgtaatcttcgtagggaaatcctgGAACGTTCTACACGGACTTTCTTAATCCTTCAATAGCTGAGGATGCTATCAATATATATAAGttacttatccaagtactccttatacaccatgttccttgattccttatagacaactgatgcACTTATTACTTCACATGATATCACCAAAACTTGCAATACTCATAACTTATCTTAATCGCAATTTTTTTTTGACGTTGTTCTCAGGAAGTATCTTAAGTCAATCCTCGAGGAATAACACATTCCTTGAATTAGTTCACCTAAGTAATCAATTATTAataggggttacttattcttatttgtCGTTTTGTTAAACTCCAGATAATCGTTACACAACCTCATAATTTTATCCTTCTTCTCTACAGTATCACTGGTATACTCACTTTATTCCTCATAACTTTTACAATTACCAACTATTTATTTCGTTCCACTTGCCTCTAGACAATccatttatttattactcaaacttTTCAACTTCTAATAATTAGCACATAATCTTCATACATCCATTCTTCTTTCCTATAACCCACATTCGTGCACAACACAGAATACACCTTGTCTCATCATTCTTTCATCTCCCAAATCTGAAGTTTCCttagctaattacttgattcctaCTGGTTCATAAAATCTGAGGCTTTTGACACCAGCCCGACTCTGTACAGTATCCACTGATAAATTATCTCTTATGTTCCGAGGTAATCCTGATAAGTCATTCGATAAAACCTTTGGGATTTCACTTGCCTCGATTCTTTTCAACTTAGGTACTTTCTTATTACTATCCTTTACATGCGCTAGTCACGGCTTATATTGCTTCTGCATCCAGAAACTTacttactattggcttctgtaTTCTTTACACTTCACTTTTTCCGAAACTACTCCTTGCCATAATACATGACAACCAACtcaatcctaaaatcacatcaaatCTTTCTAACTTGGAGGGTGTCAGATCATCTACAACTACGTCCAACTTCTAAACGCTTGATTTCTTGATTCTTTTGAAAGTTCTATCTCTAGCTgagctggatgttggcccttgggatgtagtatctTGAATAACCATTCTATAACTCCTTGCAATATAATCAACCCTTCCTCAATTATAACACATAACTCATGGATTTTCGGGATTGCATTCCGATACATAATGAATCTTATGTCCACGCTTGAAACATCGCACATTCTTCTTGAACGTACCACTACGTCTCCTTTtacaggacttgcaatccactgctcacttgactgactgggctggagtggaagcaactgaagtaaCACTAGACAAAGCCTATAATAAACTCTATCTTCGGAATCTCTTACTCCTGCTCCGGCCAAACCAATTCTCAAATCCTTGAatggattctccttggtctgcTCTATCCTTAACACCTTCAGACTTCTTTTTCTTAGAACTTTTGTCCTTAACAGtcaacttctggtcactttccattaccggggtgacctgaaccatagaggagtatgtcttgagttgcaacgCCACAACTCCTCTGCAAATTGTAGGCTTCAACCCTTATTggaacctccttgccttctgactctccatacttacatactcaggaactaatccGGCCAATTATATAAACTTGGCCTCGAATTCCAACatacttctttcaccttgtttcagttctaaAAACTCAATTTTCATTTAACTCCCACAACCTGggaaatacctttccaaagaCAACTCAGTAAAACCTAGCCCATGAACCAGGGCCTTCTCCTTTTAACGATCTAGTTGTCTCCCACCAGTAATTCGCTTCATTCTTTAAGAAGTAATTTACATATTCCGTCTTAAAATTTCCACTTACTTAGGAAAaattgaaagctttctccatttccttttAAGCATGCTCCAGTAGCTACTGGATTAACATTctgaagaaaaaaaattaaaataaacacttaggttcactccttgctgttgctgctgcaacagtagttacCGCGGCTGAACCTGTTAGATTAACTGTAACTGTTGTTGCTACTGCTGGCgtaacaaatctagaatttcatttatagttggaccctccgcaacactactactattttctttaggctgggtaactttcttgggtgacattttcctggaatatataaatgagtttattcaaaacataacaaaatatttaataaaatatcaTTGTTTAAAcagtgcacctgtatcaggagAATGTTGCCCAATAAAATACCCATgtccttaatatcggggtccatttacaGAAAAAATCTAGCTTAGTAGCACTACCaatcatagcaacaatgacaATAGCAGAAACAATAACAGTTCAGGAAAACTAAGCACTACCGCACGACTCCTCAATACAACAACAACTGACCAACTTCCCATCACTGCTCTATTGCCATATTAACACCAATCTGATATACTACGAGACTTATCTGGCTATATCAACCACCAATTACATAGAAAAAACTGGTAAATCAGGTCAACTTATGGAACGCTAAACTCTTCCAGGCATCCCGGTCCAATTTCAATCAAGCTTTTCTccagggatgatttcttatcaccctcaagtgattcatcaatcactAAATTACCTTTCCTTCCCAAGGGACTTCTTATCTCCTACCACTAACCTATCTTCCATAGGGTTAACCTTTCTAGAACCGCAACCTTCAATATCGGATCATGAATTCTCTCTGTTATCTTTATTTGTAAAGTAGCAACCAAACATAAAACTTCTATTTCCCCTGACAGTCAACCTTTTTTTCCTCGCAACAACAAAGAGTGTCTACCTACAACGGTCACTGGCAAACTCATTGCCATGAAATATCAAATAAGATTTCAAAATTCAGGAGTCAATCCTGAAAGAAAAGAGAAGACAAATGTGGATGTGGCTGGGAGCAatcatacaagtacataagatggccagtcttagtatcGCACAGTTCATAACACATAACTCGGTggtgtcccaccagacccttttggcacacagacaaatggtcaactcatatgcattgtttggcCCAATCATCCAAAAGAGTCACCaaggaaagaaacaatgtttaatTAGAAAATTCATAAACAAGGAGGGAGAAATCTTGATTTATAACGGAATCAACAAAATCCTAATTCACTTATTCCGAGTTCTTAAATTTTTCAGTTAAAATATAACATATAGATGAATAAAGATAACTAATATTAATAAACAAGATTCTAAATCCAAGTTCTATTTTACTAGATTATGAAGTGAATGTTACCTTCTCCACTTGCTAAAAAGATCTTGCACCAGCGATGTGCAAAGTAGTCACCTTTTGCCGATTTGCTTTTTCCTTATCTAATCGTAGATTGTGTTGATCCGGCTCCAAGAAATGAACCATCCCTTCCCATACCGGATCACTGAAATAGGCTGGTTTAACTTCTAGCAGTGGCTTTTTTAACTTCTCGGAATTTGCATAAGCTCGCTCCTTTTCTTCATGCATTGTTCGCTTAATCAACGCCTTGAGATGCTCAACTATAGTCCTATAAGCCTCCTTACGACTTTGACCCTTCTCATGTCTGAAATATTTCTCCAATTTATATAAACATAATTTGTTCAATAGTGCAGAAATTACATGCAAATGATtatagaaaacaaaataaaatgtttaaataaATATGTAATGCAACCTTTTAACATAACCTTTTCCTCTTAAAACATTTAAATTTGCAATTACCTATAGTTTGATAATAAAATAAACATCAAAAAGTTGAGAAACCAATTTTGTCCTAAAATAATACTATTATATTACATGCTTCCTAtctaaaattgaaaaaaaaaaggTAACTGATGAAAATATAAAATCTAGCAGAGTGACATGATGAGTGGTAAATCTACAGAGTTGATTGTAGACTACAAATCTGACGTTACTCCATAAATCATCCCAAGTATATCTTTCACAACCATCATAGAATCAAAAAACAACTTAACCTCCTCTTCCTTTTACTGACACCATGATGATATTTTTACCATTTTCAAAATCAACAACCATGTCATCGTAatcttaattatatatatatattctcccCCAACCAAACCCTAACACCACCACTCTTATTTTATCAAGAATAGAACTTCCCCATCAAGACCTTGATGATAAATTGTGTCCATCTTTGCATGTAGCTGGTAATACTAATAGTGAAACAGAGGAGCCTTTGCCTCTTCATTTTGATTTAATTACCAAATCTTGGAGCAAACAAAAACACAAACACATGAACAAACAACTAAACTATCAATTAAAAGTACATGTGTATTTTAAAGTAAATCAAATTCAAGATAATGGATACTTAGATAGAGTTCAGTAATAACTTTCTCAACCCATTTAGGATACTTAATATTGATATTAGTCCACGTGTAAGCTCCCACTGGCCAGAACCCACGAACAATGCAAAGAATTGTCTTTTTTACTTCATCATGCATTATGCTACAAAAATAATAATCGTTACTAATTGGACATATATTAAATTTAGGTAAAGTAGTAAAGAATAAAATGCAACAGTCTATAAATTTAGACATACACTCCATTTAAAATATCAATACGAGTTTTCTTTGCTGGAGGCGTGGAACCAAAGAGTCCACGAGAGTTTTCTTGCTTTCTTGGACACATCCATTCAACCAATTCTGCTCTTGTCTTCCCGCGGGGATAAGACTGTGATATCGCTAAAGATTTGGCCTTTGCCTTTGATGCTGCCGTCACTTTGACTTTGCCTTTTCCTTTGTGTGAACTCGCATTTTTCATAGACTTAGCGATCTTTCCATTCTTATTCACTGGAACTTTTTTTCCTTTCTTTGTAGATGTCACCGGACTCTTACCCTGGAAAACCTTTGCCATTAACCCCGAAAAAAGTAATATCAAAATGCTTAAGTGATCTAGCTAGTTAATTCTCATGGATGATATGCATTAAACACATAACTTAATGTATTATCTTTTTGTTTAAAAACCAATGATATGAGGTTTATGAGTGCTCATGATTAATATTAAACATAATTAATTAAGTTACACAAAAAGATTTAGGTGTTTACTCTTAACTAATTAGCTTTGATTTCATAATTTTCATTGATTTGAGAACTAACGGCGCATTTATCTTATCAGACTAGACAAAACTCTGCATGAATCAGTGGGAGTTTCCTATATTATTAGCAGTCTGGAAGTGCCAATTATATATAGTTTCTTGATTATAGTTTGTTAAGCTTAACTTATAAAGTTGAAATGGCTGGAGCCCAACTCTAATCCTATTTAAAACCCGACTTCAAGACAACAGACGTAGTAGTATATCATTACATTTACTTAACTTGACCTAATGAAATTTTGAACaatttcaaattaattataaatatccAAATGCCAACATATATGATTAGGCTCTTCCTAAACTTCAAACCTAACGGACAAAGCTTCAACATGTATGTGAATCCAATGCATATTATGATACTAATCCACTGCATCATCATATATATACCTAAAACTTAATACGTAAACTTAAAAAAACATTAAAAAcattaaaatacaaatttaagCACATAGTTTAGTAAAAAAATGACTGCAAAACCCATAATCAAAGCATAGTTTCATCAAAAATCATTTTTGATGGACTTAAAATAACATTTAAGCACAACCCATAGTTAAAGCATGCATAATAAACATAACCCATAAATATTGCATGCATATTGCCCAAAAGCCCCAATGTCTATCATAAAACCCAATGTTACACACCCGATACTCTTTAAAATTACAAAAGTAAACACCCCAAACACAATAAACTTCTAATCGATGATACCCAATACACAATAATGCATACTTATGATCATATACACACATAATCATATAAAATCGaataaaaaatgaataataaaaaaAGGGTAAAATATATAAATGAATAGATGAAGAAAAAAATAGATGAAGAAAGCTTACCCATCGAAATAGGTGAAGAGATGATGAAGAGATGACGAAGAGATGAAGAAGAGATGATGAACTAGGGTAAATAGAGAGAGAGTGTAGTGAAGAAATGTTGCAGCTCAAAATGAAAGAATAATGTTGGTAGGGCATATGTGTTTAGTCCccaattaattttttaatactttaTTGTTTGATCAgaacctaccaatattggtaggttttgatCCCAAAACTGGTGGGCTTTGACATGGGCGGTAAATTCAATTTATTCACCAAAAATTTGGTGGAAACACCAAAAGGTGGGATTCGAACCCACACCCCACAGAATCATTTAAAAGATACTAGCCATTGTGCCaaattattttttctaaaaaaattgaCACAAACAAATATATCTTAGTTAAAAAAATTggatattttttatttaaaattgaatattttatgaaattgttaaaataacaaattaTTATTTTCAGGTGTTGCCGTTTCCTACAAGTTTCAGGTCTATTTCATACCACACTTGGTAGGACATACCCAACTAGGAAAATGACAAACAACTTTTTTGGGCAAAACCTACCAATTTTGATAGGAATTAAAAGTTTGTTTTATAGAtctattataaaaatataatagattaatttttaaaaattcaatatttcGACTACATGTATAAAATTAATGTATCTAATCAACCCTAAGGCTGGactattaaaaaataaaaataaaaaaatccaAGTGTGTAATCGTAAACATCCCCGACATTTTGAGTTGAAAACCCAACTCAATCTTCGAACAATCTCGACGTTTCTTTTTCAAAACGATTTTCTTACCCAATTTTTTTCCTAGTTTTATTTCACTAAAAGTGACATTtcacttgaaaagttttaatttattgaatcattttcatatttaatattttcttttcgtaaaaattataattatccaaaaaatAAATGAAAACACGGGACTGTAAGTGTAATCAACTAAACTATTAAAATGAATAGATTTTTAAGTTTTTAGAGTTTGATCAACGGAAATGTGACAAATCATGGGCGAATAGTACAAAAAATATAATTTTCCTGTAGTTTTTTCTATAGAtctattataaatatataatagcttaatttttaaaaatgcAATATTTCGACTACATGTATAAAACTCATATATCTAatcatccgtaaggttggattaTTAAAAAATATCCAAATGTCTAACCCATCCCCGACACTTTGAGTTAAAGACCTAACTCAATCTTCGAACAATCTTGACGTTCCGTTTTCTAAACAATTTTCTTAGTCATGATTGTTTTCTTACCCAAATTTTTTTTCTAGTTTTATTTCACTATAAAATGATATTTCtcttgaaaagttttaatttatcgaatcattttcatatttaatatttttttcgtaATAGTTTTCTCatatttcctaccaatattggtggGAAATAGGTGGTAGCCATTTTGTACTAGTTTTAGTACGAAATAATTGGTTGGAAATACGCCATTTTTGGTAGGTTTTAAAATAGAAGGTTGGGAAATGTGTTTACCCGGCATTTCCTAGCAAATGTTATTTCCAACCAGTTATTTCCTACCAGAGGTTATTTCCAATTAGTTATTTCCTACTAGATGTTATTTCCAACCAGTTATTTCCTACTAGGTTGGGAaagttcttcttcttcttcttcttcttcttcttcttcttcttcttcttcttcttctttttcttcttgtttGTCTTCTTGCAATTCTTCATCTTCTacatcttcttcttcttcgtcttcttcttcttcgtcatcttcttcttcttcttcttcgtcttcttcttcctcctcttcttcctcctcttcttcctcctcttcttcctcctcttcctcttcctcttcctcttcttcttcctccTCTTCTTCCTCCTTTTATTCTTCCTCTTTTTtctcctcttcttcctcttcttcttcctcatcttcttcctcctcttcttcctcctcttcttcctcgtcttcttcctcctcctcttcctcttcttcttcttcttcttcttcttcttcctcctcctcctcttcttcttcctctttttcttcttcctcttcttcttcctcctcttcttcctcctcttcttcctcttctttttattcttcttcttattcttcttcttcttcttcttccttttcttcgtcttcttcctctttttcttccttttcttcgtcttcttcctcttcttcttctttttcatcTTCTGCTTCTCcttttccttcttcttcttcttcttcttcctcctcctcttcttcttcttttttttcttcttcctcttcttcttcctcctcttcttcctcctcttcttctttctattcttcttcctcttcttcttcgtcttctttttattcttcttcttattcttcttcttcttcttcatcttcttctttctattcttcttcctcttcttcttcatcttctgCTTCTCcttttccttcttcttcttcctcttcttcttcctcctcctcttcttcttcctctttttcttcttcctcctcttcttcctcctcttcttctttctattcttcttcttcttcctcttcttcctcttcttcttattcttcttcttattcttcttcttcttcttcttccttttcttcatcttcttcctcttcttcatcttcttcatcttcttcctcttcttcctcctcttcttcctcctcttcctcatCTTCTTCCTCCTActcttcttcctcctcttcctcatCTTCTTCCTCCTACTCTTCATCCTCCTCTTCCTCCTCTTCTTCCtcctcctcttcttcttcctcttcttcgtcCTCTTCTTTTTCCTCTTCTTCATCctcctcttcttcctcttcttcttcctcttctttttatttttcttcttcttcctcttcttcttccttttctccatcttcttcctcttcttcatcttcttccacttcttcctcttgttcttcttcctcttcttcgtcctcttcttcttcctcttcctcttcctcttcttcttccccttcttcatcctcttcttcctcctcttcttcctcttcttcttcctcctcttcctcttcttcttcctcctcctcttcatcctcctcttcctcttcctcttcttcttcctcctcctcttcatcctcctcttcctcttcttcttcttcttcttcttcctcttcctcttcctcttcctcttcctcttcctcttcttcttcctcttcttcgccctcctcttcttcctcctcttcttcttcctcttcttcttcctcctcttcttcttccttttcttcttcctcttcttctttctcttcttctttctcttctttttattcttcttcttcttcctcttcttcttcctcttattcctcatcttcctcttcctcttcctcttcctcttcctcttcttcttcctcttcttcgtcCTCCTCTTCTTCCTCCatttcttcttcctcttcttcttcctccTCTTCTTCCTCCTCTTATTCTTCCTCTtattcttcctcttcttcttcctcttcttcttcttcctcttcttcttcctcttcttcttcctgttcttcttcttcctcttcttcttcttcctcttcttcttcctcttattcttcctcttcttcttcctcttcttctttttcttcgtattcttcttcttcttcttcttcttctcctctTTTAACTTCTTTGTCTTCTTGCAATTCTTCATCTTCTACATCTTCTTCTTCAATATTTTGAGTTCGATTAATTCGAATGGGATCATATTGTGCGAAATCAATGAAAAAGGACGATGAAGATGCATTTGATACATTCTCTTGAAAGGTCTCTTCATTTAGTGCATTGGTAGCTTCATCATTAGGACGATTTTCATCAAATTCCCTGAAAGACAAAAGTAATTAGTAAATTATATATAACACTATACAAAAGACACATGTAGTAAATTAACATTTAATCACAAAAGACACATGTAGTAAATTACCGAATGTACGGTTCAACTTACGGCATATTTAATAGCACATAATATTCCGCAGTCATCAAATCACTTTTATTTAAATACCCAACAAGGTGATTTCCAATAGTTTGAAAAGGATATCTAAAATCTTCTAAAACATTTTATTCTTATCCTTTAACCACAACTTCATGACGATGTTCGGTATTATAAACTGTTTTTATGGAAGAGCGAAAGTAAAATGAAGAAAATTGATCATTTCTTCCTCAACATATCTCTCTGAAATTGAACCTTCCACCTGTGCTTTATTGCCGACCTTATCTTTCATATGATTCAACAATCGCTCAAAAGGGTACATCCAACGATAGTATACCAGTCCGCCGAGTCTACATTATTCAATCAAGTGTACAAGTAAGTGTTCCATAATGTTAAACAAAGCCGGTGGAAAGACGGTTTTGAGCACACACATTATCCTCACTATGTATTTTTCCAAGACATCCAAATCTTCATATAGTAAAATGGACGAGAAAATATCAAGGAAAATATTTGAGAGAGCGGTGAGAGCTTCCACAATATAAGATGGTAAAAATTCACGAAAAACAATTGGCATTAACTTTTGTATAAAAATATGACAATCATGCGATTTAAAACCGGTAATTCTTAAAGTATCCCATTTGACACAACGGGATGTATTCGAGACACATCCATCGGGAAGTTTAAGTTTAGAGTTCCAATTATAAAAAAGCCGGAGTTGAGTTCTAGTAATTATGTAAGGTGCTTTAGGCATGATCCCCTTTTCATCGATCCACCAATCACGTCGTACATCTAGATATTTACAATCCGCccttgatttttttttatctttaGTCTTGATACGATCATTTATAATTGTGTAAAATATATTCTCAAACACATTCTTCTCAGTATGCATAACATCAATACAATGTCATAGATCATGAGATGCTCAATACGGTAGCTCCCAAAACATTGAAAAGTAGGTCCAATGATGATCTACCCATAGCCCCTAGGATTGAATTTACTAAAAGTGTTTTCGGGTGGAGCGAAATCTATTTACAATAAAGAAGATAGTAATTTCT containing:
- the LOC141701036 gene encoding uncharacterized protein LOC141701036; protein product: SSSSSSSSSSSSSSSSSSSSSSSSSSSSSSSSSSSFSSSSSSSSSSSSSSSSSFYSSSYSSSSSSSSSSSSSSSSSSSSSSSSSFSSSSSSSSSSSS